A genomic segment from uncultured Desulfuromonas sp. encodes:
- a CDS encoding sodium:alanine symporter family protein encodes MMQEKMNALMASANAFVWGPVMLALLVGTGVLLTVRLTGLQLTQLPHALKLVFSHSEDEDTSEGDISPFQALTTALAATIGTGNIAGVATAIYLGGPGAVFWMWVCAVFGMATKYAEAVLAVHYRQHLADGTMQGGPMRYLAEGLGQKWLGMLFAVMGSVAAFGIGSMVQSNSVAVALESTFGVSPLMTGLALAFLAAIVIIGGIHRIGRVTAKLVPLMAVLYVVAASTILVINAAHIPEAFMLIFSHAFSPAAGSGGFAGATVAMAIRYGVARGVFSNEAGLGSAPIAHAAARTTSAVRQGLVAMTGVFFDTIIICTMTALVILTSGVWDSGERSSALTALAFQTVLPQGGAIIVTLALAVFAYSTMIGWAYYGEQCIEYVFGLKARTPYRYLFCAVIAWGALQKIGFVWDFSDTMNGAMAIPNLLGLIGLSGVVVKLTRDYFSSSRSNV; translated from the coding sequence ATGATGCAGGAAAAGATGAACGCTTTGATGGCCAGTGCCAATGCTTTTGTCTGGGGGCCGGTGATGCTGGCTCTGCTGGTGGGAACCGGTGTGCTGTTAACGGTTCGCCTGACAGGTCTGCAACTGACCCAATTACCCCATGCACTTAAACTGGTTTTCAGTCACAGTGAAGATGAAGACACTTCCGAAGGCGATATCTCACCGTTTCAGGCGTTGACGACGGCGCTGGCCGCCACCATCGGCACCGGAAACATTGCCGGTGTGGCGACAGCTATCTATCTCGGTGGTCCGGGGGCGGTGTTCTGGATGTGGGTATGCGCGGTGTTCGGCATGGCCACCAAATATGCCGAAGCGGTTTTGGCCGTACACTATCGCCAGCACCTTGCCGACGGCACCATGCAAGGTGGCCCCATGCGTTACCTGGCCGAAGGTCTGGGCCAAAAATGGCTGGGCATGCTGTTTGCCGTCATGGGCAGTGTGGCCGCTTTTGGTATTGGCAGTATGGTGCAGTCCAATTCCGTGGCTGTGGCTCTGGAGAGTACCTTTGGCGTCAGCCCGCTGATGACCGGACTGGCCCTGGCATTTCTGGCCGCCATTGTCATTATCGGCGGGATCCACCGTATTGGCCGGGTGACGGCCAAGCTGGTGCCGCTCATGGCCGTGCTCTATGTGGTGGCCGCATCAACCATCCTGGTGATCAATGCCGCGCATATCCCCGAAGCCTTTATGCTGATCTTTTCCCATGCCTTTAGTCCGGCTGCCGGTAGTGGCGGTTTTGCCGGAGCAACCGTCGCCATGGCCATTCGCTACGGTGTCGCCCGGGGCGTGTTTTCCAATGAAGCCGGGCTCGGCAGTGCACCGATCGCCCATGCTGCAGCCCGCACTACCAGCGCTGTGCGCCAGGGCCTAGTGGCCATGACCGGGGTGTTTTTTGATACCATTATCATCTGCACCATGACCGCACTGGTGATCCTGACCTCCGGAGTTTGGGACAGTGGAGAACGTTCCAGTGCTTTGACTGCTTTAGCGTTTCAAACGGTTCTCCCTCAAGGGGGAGCGATCATCGTTACTCTGGCACTGGCAGTCTTTGCCTATTCTACCATGATCGGTTGGGCCTACTATGGCGAGCAGTGTATTGAGTATGTTTTCGGTTTGAAAGCGCGGACACCGTATCGCTACTTGTTCTGTGCCGTGATTGCCTGGGGGGCGTTACAGAAGATCGGTTTTGTCTGGGATTTCTCCGATACGATGAATGGTGCCATGGCCATTCCCAACTTGCTCGGTTTGATTGGCTTGTCCGGTGTTGTGGTCAAGCTGACCCGTGATTATTTCTCTTCCTCTCGTTCCAACGTGTAA
- the priA gene encoding primosomal protein N', protein MTYCYAEVAVLAPLPQSLSYRLPDTDTEQVVPGVRVRVPLGRRHAVGVVLALKSDEAGVDDVLLSRLKAIDAVLDEAPLLPERLLEFVVRASRYYVHPLGLALKTALPAGLSSLQGAPKIRQTRVYRLSETSVNLRGALQQQVYAYIEHNQPVDVTQLRDHFASPYPVLKRLEELGAICCEEQESLRDPFVGCDVTADQAPPLNSDQQAAVAAIVEGTREQNFKPFLLHGITGSGKTEVYLHSIAAVLAAGRQALVLVPEIALTPQLVARFRARFEQQGKRIGVLHSGLSAAERYDMWRAILRDDIAIVIGARSAVFAPLTRLGMIVVDEEHDDSYKQGEGFRYQGRDMALLRGQMEQVPVVLGSATPSLTSYQRMQQGALANLTLPARIGDRTLPDVRLIDMREAEVEQGVSLELLDALQKRLERGEQSLLLLNRRGFSPYLLCRDCGASFRCPNCDITLTWHRQAGILRCHYCDYVDQPQEQCPHCGGAAIEPEGMGTERLAAELQERFPEARIARMDRDSTAAKGAQQQLVSRMEAGDVDILVGTQMIAKGHDFGAVTLVGILDADAALNFPDFRAAERSFSLLAQVAGRAGRGAIRGEVLVQTYAPDSPVLECAVTHNYQHFVELELPMRQLLFYPPYGYLINLVVSGLDRSAVEGCAKRLADYLQPAQDVEVLGPAPCPLFRLRNRYRVQILLKAQTRSALRHILNDSPQWRALFPATVSLAIDVDPTDMM, encoded by the coding sequence GTGACCTATTGTTATGCCGAAGTGGCGGTTCTTGCGCCGTTACCCCAATCATTGAGTTATCGACTCCCGGATACCGACACGGAGCAGGTGGTGCCAGGTGTCCGGGTGCGTGTCCCGCTAGGACGGCGTCATGCTGTTGGCGTGGTGCTTGCGCTCAAATCTGATGAAGCGGGTGTCGATGATGTCTTGTTGTCCCGTCTCAAAGCCATTGATGCCGTATTGGATGAAGCGCCGCTACTGCCAGAACGCCTGCTTGAGTTCGTTGTCCGAGCCAGTCGTTATTATGTCCATCCCCTCGGGCTGGCCTTGAAAACGGCCTTGCCTGCCGGACTCTCTTCGTTACAAGGCGCACCAAAAATTCGTCAGACCCGTGTCTATCGGCTGAGCGAAACAAGCGTTAACCTGCGTGGTGCCTTGCAACAACAGGTTTATGCCTATATTGAGCACAACCAGCCTGTGGACGTGACGCAACTGCGCGATCATTTTGCCAGCCCCTATCCGGTGTTGAAACGCCTGGAAGAATTAGGGGCCATTTGTTGTGAAGAGCAGGAGTCGCTTCGGGACCCGTTTGTCGGCTGTGATGTTACGGCAGACCAGGCTCCGCCTCTCAATAGCGATCAGCAAGCGGCTGTGGCGGCAATTGTTGAGGGAACACGTGAGCAGAACTTCAAGCCATTTCTGTTGCATGGCATTACCGGTAGCGGCAAAACCGAAGTATATCTGCATAGCATTGCCGCTGTTTTGGCTGCAGGACGGCAGGCGTTGGTTCTTGTGCCGGAAATCGCTTTGACGCCGCAACTGGTTGCCCGTTTTCGTGCCCGTTTTGAGCAACAGGGTAAGCGGATTGGGGTGTTGCACTCCGGCTTGTCGGCGGCCGAACGCTATGATATGTGGCGGGCGATTCTGCGCGATGACATTGCCATTGTCATCGGTGCCCGTTCCGCTGTGTTTGCCCCCCTGACACGGCTTGGTATGATTGTCGTCGATGAAGAGCATGACGACAGTTACAAACAGGGCGAGGGCTTTCGCTACCAGGGGCGTGACATGGCGTTGTTGCGTGGTCAGATGGAGCAGGTTCCGGTGGTTCTCGGCAGTGCGACTCCGTCGTTGACCAGCTATCAGCGGATGCAGCAGGGAGCCTTGGCGAATCTGACCTTGCCGGCCCGTATTGGGGATCGCACTCTCCCTGACGTGCGTCTGATCGATATGCGCGAAGCTGAGGTGGAACAGGGCGTCTCTCTGGAGCTGCTGGATGCGCTGCAAAAGCGTCTTGAGCGTGGCGAGCAGAGTCTGTTGTTGCTCAATCGGCGCGGTTTTTCCCCGTATCTGTTGTGCCGGGATTGCGGTGCGAGCTTCCGCTGCCCCAATTGCGATATTACCCTGACCTGGCATCGTCAGGCGGGCATTTTGCGCTGCCATTATTGTGACTATGTCGACCAACCCCAGGAGCAATGTCCGCACTGTGGTGGGGCGGCGATAGAACCGGAAGGGATGGGTACAGAGCGCCTTGCCGCTGAGTTGCAGGAACGCTTTCCCGAGGCGCGCATCGCCCGCATGGATCGTGATTCCACTGCGGCTAAAGGGGCTCAGCAGCAACTGGTGTCGCGCATGGAAGCCGGTGATGTGGATATCCTCGTCGGCACCCAGATGATCGCCAAAGGCCACGATTTTGGCGCCGTCACCCTGGTGGGAATTCTCGATGCCGATGCCGCACTCAATTTTCCCGATTTCCGTGCGGCAGAACGCAGCTTCTCACTGCTGGCCCAGGTCGCCGGTCGCGCCGGACGCGGTGCCATCCGTGGTGAAGTCCTGGTGCAGACGTATGCCCCGGACAGTCCAGTGTTGGAATGTGCCGTGACGCATAATTATCAGCACTTTGTTGAGCTGGAACTGCCCATGCGTCAGCTGCTCTTTTACCCACCGTACGGCTACCTGATCAATCTGGTCGTATCCGGTCTCGATCGCAGTGCGGTTGAAGGCTGTGCCAAACGGTTGGCTGACTACCTCCAGCCGGCGCAGGATGTTGAAGTGTTGGGTCCTGCACCGTGTCCACTTTTTCGCTTGCGTAACCGTTATCGTGTGCAGATTCTGCTTAAAGCGCAGACCCGGTCGGCATTGCGCCATATTCTCAATGACAGTCCACAATGGCGTGCCCTGTTTCCGGCAACAGTCAGTCTGGCCATTGATGTTGATCCGACCGATATGATGTGA
- a CDS encoding DUF2959 domain-containing protein, giving the protein MKQRICLPVLLGGLVLMVLLSGCQSMYFSAMEKVGIHKRDILIDRVEEARESQQETKEQFQSALDAFMAVTNYDGGDLEKTYRDLKSVLERSEERADELTDRIDAVEDVAAALFEEWQDELEQYHNLSLRRSSEKQLKSTRQQCDQLIRQMRRAEAKVEPVLIPLRDQVLYLKHNLNARAVSALSQELHQVRSDVASLLKELEAAVDEADQFIRTLEQQT; this is encoded by the coding sequence ATGAAACAGAGAATATGTCTTCCCGTACTGCTTGGCGGTTTGGTCCTGATGGTTTTGTTGAGCGGGTGCCAGAGTATGTATTTTTCAGCCATGGAAAAGGTCGGTATTCACAAGCGCGATATTCTCATCGACCGGGTTGAAGAGGCGCGCGAATCACAGCAGGAGACCAAGGAACAGTTTCAATCCGCACTCGACGCGTTTATGGCGGTCACCAATTACGACGGCGGGGATCTGGAAAAAACGTATCGAGACCTTAAATCCGTGTTGGAACGCAGTGAAGAGCGGGCAGATGAATTGACGGATCGGATTGACGCGGTCGAAGATGTTGCCGCCGCGTTGTTTGAGGAGTGGCAGGATGAGCTCGAACAATATCACAATCTGTCATTGCGGCGTTCCAGTGAAAAGCAACTGAAGAGCACCCGGCAACAATGTGACCAGCTGATTCGTCAGATGCGTCGCGCTGAGGCCAAAGTTGAGCCAGTGTTGATTCCTCTGCGCGATCAGGTTCTTTACCTCAAACACAATCTCAATGCCCGTGCCGTCAGTGCCTTAAGCCAGGAACTGCATCAGGTGCGCAGCGACGTGGCCAGTCTGTTGAAGGAACTTGAAGCCGCAGTTGACGAAGCTGATCAGTTTATCCGCACGTTGGAACAGCAAACCTGA
- a CDS encoding diguanylate cyclase: MDLQNELRQELDKLRRENQRLAEENRRILRQRDETTRVFRDLFDKTPHIAVQGYSHSRRLIYWNRYCEELYGYSKTEVLGRTWEDLFIPKEMQQAAAQRIDGWLQQGDVMPAIEVVRRHKDGSQVPVYSQHVIVHTGQGDKEIYCLDIDLRELKRSEDLLEKTLILSVTDPLTGLYNRGYYNQTILNEMHRARRDGKILVYAMLDLDYFKKYNDTYGHLKGDELLVRLATVFKNQLARAGDYVFRMGGEEFLVLYSVDNACDVPLMMNNLLMAIEDMDIDHRKNQPYGRVTSSAGVYLHAPEENLSADDLYSRADQALYVAKAQGRNRCIFFHDITPV, encoded by the coding sequence GTGGATCTCCAGAATGAACTCAGACAAGAACTAGATAAATTGCGTCGGGAAAATCAGCGCCTCGCTGAAGAGAATAGACGTATTCTTCGCCAGCGCGATGAAACCACCCGTGTCTTTCGCGACCTATTTGACAAAACCCCCCATATTGCTGTCCAGGGCTACAGCCATAGCCGACGACTGATTTACTGGAATCGTTACTGCGAGGAATTGTACGGATATTCCAAGACTGAGGTGTTGGGACGGACCTGGGAGGACTTGTTTATTCCCAAGGAGATGCAACAGGCCGCAGCACAGAGGATTGATGGCTGGCTTCAGCAAGGCGATGTCATGCCGGCTATTGAGGTGGTTCGTCGCCATAAAGATGGCTCCCAGGTGCCGGTTTACTCGCAGCACGTCATTGTCCATACCGGACAGGGTGACAAGGAGATCTACTGCCTCGATATTGATCTTCGTGAACTCAAGCGTTCTGAAGATCTTTTGGAAAAAACCCTGATTCTTTCCGTGACTGATCCGCTCACCGGTTTATACAACCGAGGTTACTACAATCAGACCATCCTCAATGAAATGCACCGTGCCCGTCGCGACGGCAAGATTTTGGTCTACGCCATGCTCGATCTCGATTATTTCAAAAAATATAACGATACCTATGGTCATCTCAAAGGCGATGAGTTGTTGGTGCGGCTGGCTACCGTGTTTAAGAATCAGCTGGCTCGCGCCGGAGATTATGTCTTCCGCATGGGTGGAGAAGAGTTTCTGGTTCTGTATTCCGTTGACAATGCCTGTGATGTGCCGTTGATGATGAATAACCTTCTCATGGCGATTGAAGATATGGATATTGACCATCGTAAAAATCAACCCTATGGGCGTGTTACCTCTTCCGCTGGTGTTTATCTGCATGCCCCGGAAGAAAATCTTTCCGCAGATGATCTGTACAGTCGTGCCGACCAGGCGTTGTATGTCGCTAAAGCACAGGGGCGCAATCGCTGTATTTTTTTTCACGACATCACCCCCGTGTAA
- the msrB gene encoding peptide-methionine (R)-S-oxide reductase MsrB: MLKRYLPMMTWLLVLLPIPQAMAAVPARLEKATFAGGCFWCMEAPFEALDGVVDVVSGFSGGEETEPSYEQVASGRTSHLEAVQITYDPNRVDYATLLEIFWRQINPTDDGGQFVDRGDHYRSAIFFHNDGQRQAAELSLQRLNDSGRYDQPIVTEIRPYKAFYPAEDYHQDFYKRSNSRYASYRYYSGRDQYLDQVWGTERQVIPTNKEKQTVPTWEQRQEQFVKPDEATLKQQLSPLQYQVTQHEGTERPFDNPYNDQKKPGLYVDIVSGEPLFSSRHKFDSGTGWPSFYQPVTEDALMEKKDRKLFIVRIEVRSRLADSHLGHVFEDGPPPTGLRYCINSAALRFIPLEEMVEQGYGDWVDLVKPEARATD; the protein is encoded by the coding sequence ATGTTGAAGCGATATTTGCCCATGATGACCTGGTTGCTGGTTCTGTTGCCGATTCCTCAGGCGATGGCCGCTGTTCCGGCACGGCTTGAGAAGGCGACGTTTGCCGGTGGCTGTTTCTGGTGCATGGAAGCACCATTTGAAGCTCTTGATGGTGTTGTTGATGTGGTGTCCGGTTTCAGCGGTGGCGAAGAGACTGAGCCAAGCTATGAACAGGTGGCTTCGGGCCGGACGTCACACCTTGAAGCGGTGCAGATCACCTATGACCCGAATCGGGTTGACTACGCGACGCTGCTGGAAATTTTCTGGCGACAGATTAATCCAACGGATGACGGCGGACAATTTGTTGATCGGGGTGACCATTACCGAAGCGCCATTTTTTTCCATAATGACGGACAGCGCCAGGCTGCTGAACTTTCATTGCAGCGCCTGAATGACAGCGGGCGCTACGATCAACCGATTGTCACTGAAATACGGCCTTACAAAGCCTTTTATCCTGCTGAGGACTATCATCAGGATTTTTACAAACGATCGAACAGCCGCTATGCCAGTTATCGCTATTATTCCGGTCGTGATCAGTATCTTGATCAGGTCTGGGGAACGGAGCGACAAGTGATACCAACCAACAAGGAGAAGCAAACAGTGCCGACCTGGGAGCAGCGACAAGAACAATTTGTTAAGCCGGATGAGGCCACATTGAAGCAGCAGCTGAGCCCATTGCAGTATCAGGTTACGCAACATGAAGGGACGGAACGTCCCTTTGACAATCCCTATAACGACCAGAAAAAACCGGGGCTCTACGTGGATATCGTCTCGGGAGAACCTCTGTTCAGCTCGCGGCATAAATTTGATTCCGGCACCGGGTGGCCGAGTTTCTATCAACCGGTGACTGAAGACGCGCTGATGGAGAAGAAGGATCGCAAGCTGTTCATTGTCCGCATTGAAGTGCGTAGCCGCTTGGCCGATTCCCACCTTGGCCATGTGTTTGAAGATGGTCCACCACCGACCGGATTGCGCTATTGCATCAATTCAGCGGCGTTACGCTTTATCCCGTTGGAGGAGATGGTGGAACAAGGCTATGGCGACTGGGTCGATCTGGTAAAACCGGAAGCGAGAGCAACGGACTAA